The Terriglobales bacterium DNA window ACAGCAAGAGCTGGAGAGATACGAGACCATGATGGGGGTGCCGCGGGGGCGGCTGGCGGTCACCCTTGACCTGCTGACCGACGCCCTCAGCCTGGTGGGGCAGCACGGCGTCTATTGTCAGAGCAACCGCTACCCCAACCGCCCGGCCATGGACGTCGAACTGATCATGAAGCTGCTGAACGACTCCAAGACCGTGGTCAGCAGTGTGATGGAAGAGCTGAAGAAGTCGAAAGAAGAATGAAGGCGTCATGCTGAGCGGCTTCAGCCGGGAAGCATCTTGCGTGCTGCACGCCAGATCCTTCGCTTCGCTCAGGATGACGCCTTCTACGGTTTACGCGACCACGTACTTGCCGGTTTCGGTGACCCGGTCGGCGATCTGCTGCCGCAGGACGACGACGTTGACCGGCTCGAACTTGGAGAGCCGCTTCACGATCGCCATCTGGGTGCGCAGCATGTCGCCCTCGGCGCAGGCCGCCACCACCTTGCGGGCGCAGGACTCGATCTTCTCGAAGGCGGTCTGCGCGTACACCTGGGTGTAGGCGATGGCCAGCTTCGACTTGGCCTCCCCGTCGCGCTCGATCAGCTTCTCCGTGCGCAGGATGGCCGAATCCATGGCATAGCCCTGGATGACCATGTCAGCGATCGCGCCCATGATCTCCTGCTGGTCCTGCAGGGCCATCATGTACTTTTGCGAGGCGATGCCGGCCGCCAGCAGCCCCAGCTTCTTGGCGTTGCCCAGCATCTTGCGCTCGTTGGCCAGCGGGCCCTCGAGCTCCTCGCCCAAGGTCGGGCCGGCCATGACCTCGTCCATCAGCTTCTTGATGGCGGGCAGAAGCGCGATCTGGCCGCTCATCGCGCGCTTCAGCAGCCAGCCGGTGATGATGAGCCGGTTGATCTCATTGGTGCCTTCGAAGATGCGGTTGACGCGCGCGTCGCGATAGATGCGCTCCGCCGGGTATTCTTCGACGAAGCCGTAGCCGCCGAAGATCTGCACCATGTGGTCCACCACGTAGTCCAGCATCTCCGAGCCCCAGACTTTGATGATGGAGCACTCGACCGCGTACTCCTCGATGCCCTTGCGGATCTGGGTGGGGGCGTCGGCGGCCTTCTTGTCGATGTCGGAGAGGGCGGCGTCGATCATGCCCACGGTGCGGTACACCAGCGCCTCGCCCACGTACACCCCGATGGCGATGTCGGCCAGCATCTCCTTGATCAGGCCGAACTCGGAGATGGACTTGCCGAAGGCTTTGCGCTGTTTGGCGTAGGCAACGCACTGTTGCAGCGCGGCGCGGGCGCCGCCCACCGAGTGCGCGCCCAGCTTGAAGCGCCCGATGTTCAGGGTGTTGAAGGCGATGACGTGGCCCTTGCCGATCTCGCCCAGCACGTTCTCCACCGGCACTTTGCAGTCGTTGAGGATGATGGGCGTGGTCGAAGAGCCGCGGATGCCCAGTTTCTTTTCCTCCTTGCCCGCGGCGAAACCGGGGAAGTCCTTCTCCACGATGAAGGC harbors:
- a CDS encoding acyl-CoA dehydrogenase family protein translates to MATVAVPKTKLAGGSWLIEDHNPQQVFTPEDFTEEHQQIVQTTEEFSLNEIVPNAEKIEHKDYALQRELLRKASEIGIANVDVPEEYGGSDMDKVSSAIVGDRIAKNASFTTTWGAHCGIGTLPIVYFGTEAQKQKYLPRLAKAEIVGAYALSESTSASDAMNARTKAVLSPDGKHYLLNGEKMWITNGGFADVVIVFAKVDGEKFTAFIVEKDFPGFAAGKEEKKLGIRGSSTTPIILNDCKVPVENVLGEIGKGHVIAFNTLNIGRFKLGAHSVGGARAALQQCVAYAKQRKAFGKSISEFGLIKEMLADIAIGVYVGEALVYRTVGMIDAALSDIDKKAADAPTQIRKGIEEYAVECSIIKVWGSEMLDYVVDHMVQIFGGYGFVEEYPAERIYRDARVNRIFEGTNEINRLIITGWLLKRAMSGQIALLPAIKKLMDEVMAGPTLGEELEGPLANERKMLGNAKKLGLLAAGIASQKYMMALQDQQEIMGAIADMVIQGYAMDSAILRTEKLIERDGEAKSKLAIAYTQVYAQTAFEKIESCARKVVAACAEGDMLRTQMAIVKRLSKFEPVNVVVLRQQIADRVTETGKYVVA